The genomic interval ATGGGGGAGGAGGCCTTCCGCGACCTCACCCCCACCCCTTTCCGGCACAACGAGCAGAGCCTCCGGGTGGTGGACAAGCTGGAATATAATGGTAAAGGCCTCAACCTCACCTGGGAGGTCCGGGACGGCATCCTCAACCACACGGGCCAGAGCCCTCTTCCCGCCACCCTGGAGGGCCGCGTGGTGCGCATCGCCGACCGCATCGCCTACGTGAACCACGACATCGACGACGCCATCCGGGCGGGCATCCTCACCGAGGAGGAACTGCCGGAGGGGCCCATACGGGTGCTGGGAAGGCGGCACAACCAGCGCATCGACACCCTGGTGCGGGACTTGGTGGAGGCCAGCCGGGACGGGGGGGACATCCTGCAGAGCGAGGAGGTGGCTGCCGCCCTGGACGAGCTGCGCGACTTCCTATTCGCGCGGGTGTACATAGGTTCAGTAGCCAAGCAGGAGGAGGACAAGGCCATCATGGTCCTGCGGCACCTGTTCCATTTCTACCTGGAGCACCCCGAGGAGATGCCCCGGGAGTTCCGGGAGGGGGAGGAGGACCTGCGGGTGAGGGTCTGTGATTACGTGGCCGGCATGACCGACCGCTACGCCATGCGCAAGTACCAGGAGCATTTCCTGCCGCGCGTGTGGGTGGGGGAGCTTTGAGGTGAGTCCCTTGGCCGGGGGGAGGATCCGGGACGAGGACATCGAGCGCCTCCGCGAACAGGTGGACATTGTGGAGGTCATCTCCGAATACGTGCAGCTTAAGAAGGCCGGGAGGCTGTTCAAGGGGCTGTGCCCCTTCCACGATGAGAAGACCCCCTCCTTCATGGTGGACCCCGCCAAGCAGCTCTACCACTGTTTCGGCTGCGGCGAGGGGGGCGACGTGTTCACCTTCCTCCGCAAGAGGGAGGGCCTAGGGTTCCGGGAGGCGGTGGAGAGGCTGGCCTCCCGGGTGGGATTCACCCTTCACTACCAGGGAGGCGCCCGCGAGTCCGGGGGCCCGGATAGCAGGCGGGCGAGGCTCTATCGCATCAACCAGTGGGCGGCGGAGGTATACCACCGCGTCCTGCTGGAGGGCGAGGAAGGAGAGGCGGCGCGCAGGTACCTCAAGTCCCGGGGGATCGACGAGGAATCCGTGTGCATCTTTGGCCTGGGATTCGCCCCGCCGAGGTGGGACTTCCTCTACCGCCAAGCCATGCGACGGGGTTTCGAGGTCCAGGATTTTCTGGCCTCTGGCCTGGGTCTCCGAGGTGAGAAAGGCGTTTACGACCGCTTCCGGGGCCGGGTTATCTTCCCCATCCGGGACCTGCAGGACCGGGTGGTGGCCTTCGGTGGAAGGACTCTGGGGGACGAGCAGCCCAAGTACCTCAACTCCCCGGAGACGCCCGTCTACGTTAAGAGCCGCCATCTCTATGCCCTCAACCTGTCCCGCCGGGAGATAGTGAAAGAGGGGTTCGCCGTCCTGGTGGAGGGATATACCGACGTTATCCTCCTCTGGCAACATGGTATCCGCAACGTGGCTGCCACCCTGGGCACCGCCCTGGGCCAGGAGCATTTCCGCCTCCTCTCCCGGCTCACGGAAAGGGTGATCCTGGCCTTCGACGCGGACCGGGCGGGGGTCAGTGCCAGCCTCAGGGGCCTGGATCTGCAGAAGGATTTTAACCTCGACTTGAGGGTTATGGTCATGGATGAGGGATCCGACCCTGCGGATTTTGTGACCACACATGGGCCGGAGGGGTTCAGGAAGAGGGTGGAGAACAGCGTTCCCCTGGTCGACTTCTGCCTCCGCAAGGTTCTCGAGGAACACGACCCCTCGGACACTAACGCGCGGCTGCGGGGCGTGCGCCGGGCGGTCTACCTGGTGGCCGAACTGGGAGGGGAGATAGACCAGGAAAGGCACATCCGGACCATAGCCGACTGGGCGGGTTCCAGCTACCAGGCGGTGCAGGAGCTCTACCGGCGGGCGCGGGGGAGGAGCTCCGGGCCGGCCCCTGCCGCGGAGGCCTCCATCCTCTTACCCCCACAGGGGCGCGCGGAAAGGGAACTTCTCCGCCTTCTGCTGCATCAACCTTTTCTGGTGGAGAGGGCGCTGGATGAGGTGGACCCCTCCCT from Actinomycetota bacterium carries:
- a CDS encoding deoxyguanosinetriphosphate triphosphohydrolase, with protein sequence MSVREEIERWEEEWLSPYAVRSRESRGRLREEKPDSLRTCFMRDRDRIIHSKSFRRLKHKTQVFLAPEGDHYRTRLTHTLEVSQISRTIARALRLNEDLTEAIALGHDLGHTPFGHMGEEAFRDLTPTPFRHNEQSLRVVDKLEYNGKGLNLTWEVRDGILNHTGQSPLPATLEGRVVRIADRIAYVNHDIDDAIRAGILTEEELPEGPIRVLGRRHNQRIDTLVRDLVEASRDGGDILQSEEVAAALDELRDFLFARVYIGSVAKQEEDKAIMVLRHLFHFYLEHPEEMPREFREGEEDLRVRVCDYVAGMTDRYAMRKYQEHFLPRVWVGEL
- the dnaG gene encoding DNA primase: MAGGRIRDEDIERLREQVDIVEVISEYVQLKKAGRLFKGLCPFHDEKTPSFMVDPAKQLYHCFGCGEGGDVFTFLRKREGLGFREAVERLASRVGFTLHYQGGARESGGPDSRRARLYRINQWAAEVYHRVLLEGEEGEAARRYLKSRGIDEESVCIFGLGFAPPRWDFLYRQAMRRGFEVQDFLASGLGLRGEKGVYDRFRGRVIFPIRDLQDRVVAFGGRTLGDEQPKYLNSPETPVYVKSRHLYALNLSRREIVKEGFAVLVEGYTDVILLWQHGIRNVAATLGTALGQEHFRLLSRLTERVILAFDADRAGVSASLRGLDLQKDFNLDLRVMVMDEGSDPADFVTTHGPEGFRKRVENSVPLVDFCLRKVLEEHDPSDTNARLRGVRRAVYLVAELGGEIDQERHIRTIADWAGSSYQAVQELYRRARGRSSGPAPAAEASILLPPQGRAERELLRLLLHQPFLVERALDEVDPSLFEDADCSRVLSALLDLYREDGGGKGLDDRRVGRLVEGLDSGTARNLATALILDGSGNVDNMRVEDAVVVYNDLLATLKEFYIERQIRRLKQELEGLSSAPHRDHERERELSEEIYSLERLKRELRRGRAG